From Pseudomonas sp. CCI4.2, one genomic window encodes:
- the tssI gene encoding type VI secretion system tip protein TssI/VgrG produces the protein MSQDEETWVTLTVANTPLELHITQFRGYEALNRPYRFEIDLISQTPHMDVRLLKSRAAFLCFGDVNTGIHGLIGSILPLYVGATLSHFRVTLEPCVQALQQRYHRRLFHCLSVPQIIAQLLEEHGIGVDHSRFEMPVGLYPPRASCAQYDENDLHLLQRLCAEEGIYYRFEHRPDRHVIVFGDDPASFPELPAPTRYRKGGDSGAKGPTISHMAETHAFSARPNRHGAFAQDSPRTATQDSVLIPRHDLAANQSRDVSRRNEHLDATQTRRRQLSERTLERMRCERRHVHGLSDQPMLGSGRILWVAAHPDGAFNDHWLLTELHHAGKQPQVLKGLDPLDSVGIIEQASFDHDQWPRTLDLESDFMDGQGIAAFTRGYRNHFRAIPWVMAYRPPLTPHRPRIDGDHTAILMGADGDPVTRDEQGRVRATLCWPQTQANHDASVWLPLALATPTVQRPAALLAGTEVMLKHFDSDPDRPVIFSTVKNDATALQRPPISIDGQILNRMAQHIHLSASQALRVDAQLPLTLASAQTRIELYADCIRLSNPKRVNRNVCEEEPSPYGTLRQSGPLDVSPTRPDFSALLHWAGRSQPDPE, from the coding sequence TTGAGCCAAGACGAGGAAACATGGGTCACCTTGACCGTCGCCAACACCCCGCTGGAATTGCACATCACCCAATTCAGAGGCTATGAAGCACTAAACCGACCGTACCGGTTTGAAATTGATCTGATCAGTCAAACCCCGCATATGGACGTCAGACTGCTGAAATCGCGAGCCGCCTTTCTTTGTTTTGGTGACGTGAACACGGGTATTCATGGCCTGATTGGCAGCATCCTCCCGCTGTACGTTGGCGCAACCCTCAGCCATTTTCGTGTGACCCTTGAACCATGCGTGCAAGCGTTGCAGCAGCGCTATCATCGGCGGCTGTTTCACTGTTTGAGCGTCCCCCAAATCATTGCGCAGCTTCTCGAGGAGCACGGTATTGGCGTTGACCACAGTCGTTTCGAAATGCCAGTGGGGCTGTATCCACCACGGGCAAGCTGTGCCCAGTACGACGAAAATGATCTTCATCTGCTGCAGCGGCTCTGCGCAGAAGAAGGTATTTATTACCGTTTTGAGCATCGCCCCGACCGGCACGTGATTGTTTTTGGCGACGATCCGGCCAGCTTCCCCGAGTTACCGGCACCCACCCGCTACCGAAAAGGCGGCGACAGCGGTGCAAAGGGCCCCACCATCAGCCATATGGCCGAGACCCATGCGTTTAGCGCTCGCCCTAACCGCCACGGGGCTTTTGCCCAGGACTCGCCGCGAACCGCTACGCAGGACAGCGTTCTGATTCCTCGGCACGACCTGGCAGCCAATCAGTCTCGCGATGTCTCTCGCCGCAACGAACATCTGGATGCGACGCAGACCAGGCGCCGCCAGTTGAGCGAACGCACGTTAGAGCGCATGCGCTGCGAGCGGCGACACGTGCACGGTCTTAGTGATCAACCCATGCTGGGCAGCGGCCGAATACTGTGGGTGGCCGCTCATCCCGACGGCGCGTTCAACGACCATTGGTTGCTCACTGAGCTTCACCACGCGGGCAAACAGCCCCAGGTGTTGAAAGGGCTCGACCCGCTAGACAGTGTCGGGATCATTGAACAGGCGTCTTTTGACCATGATCAGTGGCCACGGACCTTGGACCTCGAGTCTGACTTCATGGATGGTCAAGGGATTGCAGCCTTTACTCGCGGCTATCGAAACCACTTTCGGGCTATCCCGTGGGTCATGGCCTATCGCCCGCCACTCACCCCTCATAGGCCAAGAATTGACGGAGATCACACCGCCATATTGATGGGCGCAGACGGCGATCCGGTAACACGTGACGAGCAAGGCCGTGTTCGGGCCACCTTATGCTGGCCACAAACTCAGGCAAATCACGATGCGTCTGTGTGGTTGCCATTGGCCCTCGCAACACCCACCGTCCAGAGACCGGCGGCCTTGCTGGCAGGCACTGAGGTGATGCTGAAACATTTCGACAGTGACCCGGATCGACCGGTCATTTTCAGCACGGTTAAAAACGACGCGACAGCGCTGCAGCGGCCACCGATAAGCATTGATGGTCAAATATTGAACCGCATGGCGCAACACATCCATTTAAGCGCCAGCCAGGCGTTACGCGTTGATGCGCAGTTACCTCTAACCCTGGCCAGTGCGCAAACCCGCATCGAGTTGTATGCCGACTGTATTCGACTGTCTAATCCGAAACGGGTGAATCGCAACGTCTGCGAGGAAGAACCCAGTCCATATGGGACGCTACGGCAATCAGGCCCACTCGATGTCTCGCCCACCCGGCCTGACTTCAGTGCGCTGCTGCACTGGGCGGGCCGGTCTCAACCCGACCCCGAATAA
- a CDS encoding TetR/AcrR family transcriptional regulator has translation MAIKEGIRTGGRSARIQESIHAAIRDLLLEHERSILSVPMIAARAGVTPSTIYRRWGDLTSLLADAAVERLRPDVPVNCGNLRDDLQSWTEQYLDDMNSLAGREMMRDVVGSATSCSSKCASIVRDQLQIIVDRAIARGEASPPAEELVDAIVAPMIYRILYAEAAPSLERMFQLIDICLVRHR, from the coding sequence ATGGCTATTAAAGAAGGTATTCGCACGGGCGGCCGCAGTGCCCGTATTCAGGAATCAATCCACGCGGCCATCCGCGACCTGTTGCTTGAGCATGAGCGCTCGATCCTCAGCGTGCCGATGATCGCTGCACGGGCTGGCGTCACACCGTCCACCATCTACCGGCGCTGGGGCGACCTGACGAGTTTGTTGGCGGATGCGGCAGTAGAACGTTTGCGCCCGGACGTGCCGGTCAATTGCGGCAACCTACGCGATGACCTGCAAAGCTGGACCGAGCAATACCTGGATGACATGAATTCCCTCGCCGGCCGGGAAATGATGCGCGACGTCGTGGGAAGCGCCACCAGTTGCTCAAGCAAATGTGCGTCTATCGTTCGCGATCAACTGCAAATCATTGTCGATCGCGCCATCGCGCGGGGCGAGGCCTCGCCGCCTGCCGAAGAACTGGTGGATGCCATTGTCGCGCCGATGATCTACCGGATTCTTTACGCTGAAGCCGCGCCGAGCCTGGAACGAATGTTTCAGTTAATTGATATCTGCCTGGTCCGGCACCGCTGA
- a CDS encoding enoyl-CoA hydratase, producing the protein MSYETILMEIRGRVGLITLNRPHALNALNAQLVSELNQALDVLDANRDIGCIVLTGSKKAFAAGADIKEMSELTYPQIYLDDLFSDSDRVASRRKPMIAAVSGFALGGGCELALMCDFILAADNAKFGQPEIKLGVLPGMGGTQRLTRAVGKAKAMEMCLSGRLIDATEAERSGLVSRVVPVDELLEEALKVATEIAAKSLPVAMMVKESVNRAFEVSLSEGVRFERRVFHAAFATDDQKEGMTAFIEKREPLFKGH; encoded by the coding sequence ATGAGTTATGAAACGATTCTGATGGAAATTCGAGGTCGTGTAGGCTTGATTACGTTAAACCGCCCACACGCCTTGAATGCCCTGAACGCCCAGTTGGTCAGTGAATTGAACCAGGCGCTTGACGTGCTGGACGCTAACCGCGACATCGGTTGTATCGTCCTGACCGGTTCCAAAAAAGCGTTCGCCGCCGGGGCCGACATCAAGGAGATGTCCGAGCTGACATATCCGCAAATCTACCTCGATGATTTGTTTTCCGACAGCGATCGCGTCGCCAGCCGACGCAAACCGATGATCGCCGCTGTGTCGGGTTTTGCCTTGGGCGGGGGCTGTGAACTGGCGCTGATGTGCGATTTTATCCTCGCCGCAGATAACGCCAAATTCGGCCAGCCGGAAATCAAGTTGGGTGTCTTGCCTGGCATGGGCGGCACCCAGCGCCTGACCCGCGCGGTGGGCAAAGCCAAGGCCATGGAAATGTGCTTGAGCGGGCGCCTGATTGACGCCACTGAGGCTGAGCGTTCCGGGCTGGTGTCGCGGGTGGTGCCTGTGGATGAACTGCTGGAAGAGGCGTTAAAAGTCGCCACTGAAATCGCTGCGAAATCCCTGCCCGTAGCGATGATGGTCAAGGAAAGCGTTAACCGTGCCTTTGAAGTGAGCCTCTCCGAAGGCGTCCGTTTTGAACGCCGGGTGTTCCATGCGGCCTTCGCGACGGACGATCAAAAAGAAGGCATGACTGCGTTCATCGAAAAACGCGAGCCGCTCTTCAAAGGACATTGA
- a CDS encoding propionyl-CoA synthetase, with product MNYVQSHAQSIADPEAFWAEQARHVAWYRAPLNTLETLADGTHRWFGDGLLNSSYLALDHHIEQGRGDQAALIYDSPVSYSKVRYSYTELRDEVARLAGLLRQLGVEKGDGVIIYMPMIPEAVMAMLACARLGAVHSVVFGGFAANELALRIDDAKPTLLLTASCGLEFDRVIEYKPLVDKALELARHQPRQVLVLQRPQVLAPLQAGRDLDWNVALAGVAPVDPVPVASSDPLYIMYTSGTTGRPKGIVRENGGNAVALIFTMASIYGMQAGDVWWGISDVGWVVGHSLIVYGPLMAGCTTVLYEGKPIRTPDAGSYWRMIEEYRINALFCAPTAMRAIRKADPDGELIKHRDLSSIRHLFLAGEKLDSSTHEWLEQLTGKPVLDHWWQTETGWPVTAPCVGLEGHRPGPGSSNRAVPGYDVRVMDEHGQLVGPGEQGSVVIALPLPPGCSQTLWNDHSRYLEAYLQSFPGYFHTGDGGYVDDEGFVYIMGRTDDVINVAGHRLSTGEMEDLVGQHPAVAECAVIGVHDEIKGQVPLGMIVLKDGIEESNAQLQSEMVALVREKIGALACLQRIVVVKRLPKTRSGKILRAVLRKIADGEVFTPPSTIDDPAILVEISTALGITPKI from the coding sequence ATGAACTACGTCCAGAGTCACGCGCAATCGATCGCCGACCCCGAGGCTTTTTGGGCCGAACAGGCGCGGCACGTGGCCTGGTATCGCGCGCCCCTCAATACCCTTGAAACCTTGGCCGACGGCACGCACCGTTGGTTCGGCGATGGCCTGCTCAACAGCAGCTACCTGGCGCTGGATCACCACATCGAGCAAGGGCGCGGCGATCAGGCAGCGTTGATCTACGACTCGCCGGTCAGCTACAGCAAAGTCCGTTACAGCTACACCGAACTGCGTGACGAAGTGGCGCGGTTGGCCGGACTGTTGCGCCAGTTGGGCGTGGAAAAAGGCGACGGCGTGATTATTTACATGCCGATGATTCCCGAAGCGGTGATGGCCATGCTGGCTTGTGCTCGGTTGGGCGCGGTTCACTCGGTGGTCTTCGGCGGTTTTGCGGCCAACGAACTGGCGCTGCGGATCGACGATGCCAAACCCACGTTATTGCTGACCGCCTCCTGCGGCCTCGAGTTTGACCGGGTGATTGAATACAAACCCCTGGTCGATAAAGCGCTGGAGCTGGCCCGTCATCAGCCGCGTCAGGTGCTGGTTTTGCAGCGCCCCCAAGTTCTGGCGCCGTTGCAGGCAGGGCGCGACTTGGACTGGAACGTTGCGTTAGCCGGTGTTGCACCGGTTGATCCGGTGCCCGTCGCGAGCAGCGACCCGCTGTACATCATGTACACCTCAGGCACTACCGGCAGGCCCAAAGGCATCGTTCGCGAAAACGGTGGCAACGCCGTGGCGCTGATCTTCACCATGGCCTCGATTTATGGCATGCAAGCCGGCGATGTCTGGTGGGGGATTTCCGATGTGGGCTGGGTCGTTGGCCATTCGCTGATTGTTTACGGGCCGTTGATGGCCGGTTGCACGACGGTGCTGTACGAAGGCAAACCGATCCGTACGCCGGATGCAGGAAGCTATTGGCGGATGATCGAGGAGTACCGGATTAATGCCTTGTTCTGCGCCCCGACCGCCATGCGGGCGATTCGCAAGGCGGACCCCGACGGCGAACTGATCAAACACCGCGACCTGAGCTCGATTCGTCATCTGTTTCTGGCCGGGGAAAAACTCGATTCCAGCACCCACGAGTGGTTGGAACAACTGACTGGCAAGCCCGTCCTCGATCATTGGTGGCAGACCGAAACCGGTTGGCCGGTGACTGCGCCATGCGTGGGTCTGGAAGGTCACCGTCCCGGCCCTGGCTCAAGCAACCGCGCGGTGCCGGGTTACGACGTTCGGGTGATGGATGAGCACGGGCAACTGGTCGGGCCTGGCGAGCAGGGGTCGGTGGTGATTGCCTTGCCGTTGCCACCCGGTTGCAGCCAAACCTTGTGGAACGACCATTCGCGCTACCTTGAGGCCTATTTACAGAGCTTCCCCGGTTATTTTCATACCGGCGACGGCGGCTATGTCGATGACGAAGGGTTCGTCTACATCATGGGCCGCACCGACGACGTGATTAATGTCGCGGGTCACCGCTTGTCCACCGGCGAGATGGAAGACCTGGTGGGCCAACACCCGGCCGTCGCCGAGTGCGCAGTGATTGGCGTACATGACGAGATCAAAGGCCAAGTGCCGTTAGGGATGATCGTGCTTAAAGACGGCATCGAAGAAAGCAATGCGCAACTGCAGAGCGAAATGGTTGCTTTGGTGCGTGAGAAAATCGGCGCGTTAGCCTGTTTGCAGCGGATAGTGGTGGTCAAGCGACTGCCCAAAACTCGCTCCGGCAAAATACTGCGCGCCGTGTTGCGCAAAATAGCCGACGGGGAAGTGTTTACGCCGCCTTCTACCATTGATGATCCGGCGATCTTGGTGGAGATCAGCACCGCGCTGGGCATAACCCCGAA
- a CDS encoding MFS transporter, which yields MSHPLQNPSMTVRGRNSVGFLAITTLCFFAASSTPTPLYHLYQQSWGFSAAMLTLIFAAYALSLLVALLVVGSLSDYLGRRPVIFAALLLQILSMALFIGATDVTWLLWARLLQGFATGMAASALGAALLDCDQVQGPLVNSVAPLLGMAGGALGTSVLVAYAPMPLTLAFIVLLIAFALQAAYLWRLPETVSPQPGVWASLKPTLSVPPQARRTLWLILPVDIAAWALGGFYLSLTPSLLAAATGSTSVMNGGLAVAALTLSGVLAILNLRKRAPVLALFVGATCLGIGVAVILLAVNSGWLWLFFVGTVIAGCGFGSGFLGAMRLLMPLAHAHERGGLMSTFYVLSYLAFCVPALVAGLSSHSFGLINTANVYGLVVIVLAVLALFGLLLQRLANTRRLQRG from the coding sequence ATGTCCCACCCTTTGCAGAACCCGTCTATGACGGTTCGCGGTCGTAACAGTGTAGGGTTTCTGGCCATTACCACACTGTGCTTTTTCGCCGCATCCAGTACGCCGACCCCGCTTTATCACCTGTATCAGCAAAGCTGGGGCTTCTCGGCTGCGATGCTGACGTTGATCTTTGCTGCGTACGCGTTGAGCTTGTTGGTGGCACTGCTGGTCGTGGGGTCATTGTCGGATTACCTCGGCAGGCGTCCGGTGATCTTTGCCGCACTGTTGCTGCAGATCCTGTCGATGGCGTTGTTCATCGGTGCCACGGACGTGACCTGGTTGCTCTGGGCGCGGTTGCTCCAGGGTTTCGCCACGGGAATGGCCGCCAGCGCACTGGGCGCAGCGTTGCTCGACTGTGATCAGGTCCAAGGCCCGCTGGTCAATAGCGTGGCGCCATTATTGGGCATGGCGGGCGGCGCGCTGGGAACCAGCGTGTTGGTGGCTTACGCACCGATGCCGCTGACACTGGCGTTTATCGTGCTATTGATCGCCTTTGCGCTGCAAGCAGCGTACCTGTGGCGTTTGCCGGAAACGGTCAGCCCGCAACCCGGTGTGTGGGCCTCGCTAAAACCGACGCTGAGCGTACCGCCGCAAGCGCGGCGCACGCTCTGGCTGATTCTGCCGGTGGACATTGCGGCATGGGCGCTGGGTGGGTTCTACCTGTCGTTGACGCCCTCGCTGTTGGCCGCAGCAACCGGTTCAACCTCGGTCATGAATGGCGGGTTGGCCGTGGCTGCGCTTACCTTGAGTGGGGTGCTGGCGATTCTTAACCTGCGCAAGCGCGCGCCGGTTCTGGCCTTGTTCGTCGGCGCGACCTGCTTGGGCATTGGCGTCGCGGTGATTTTGCTGGCGGTCAACAGCGGCTGGCTGTGGTTGTTTTTTGTTGGCACGGTGATCGCGGGTTGTGGCTTCGGCTCGGGGTTTCTGGGCGCCATGCGGCTGCTAATGCCACTGGCTCATGCCCATGAACGGGGAGGGTTGATGTCGACGTTCTACGTGCTCAGTTACTTGGCATTTTGTGTGCCTGCGTTGGTGGCAGGCTTGTCTTCGCACAGCTTCGGCCTGATCAACACTGCCAACGTCTACGGGCTGGTGGTCATCGTTCTCGCGGTCTTGGCGTTGTTCGGGCTGTTGCTTCAACGGTTGGCCAACACTCGCAGGCTGCAACGCGGCTGA
- a CDS encoding acyl-CoA dehydrogenase: MLPTEEQQQISDAARQFAQERLRPFSAQWDRDHAFPRQAISEMAELGFFGMLVPEQWGGCDTGYLAYAMALEEIAAGDGACSTIMSVHNSVGCVPILRFGTEKQKQRFLTPLASGEMLGAFALTEAQAGSDASNLRTRARLEGDHYVLNGSKQFITSGKNAGVVIVFAVTDPSAGKRGITAFIVPTDSAGYTVAKVEEKLGQHASDTCEILFENVKVPIDQRLGAEGEGYKIALANLEGGRVGIAAQSIGMARAAFEVARDYAKERTAFGKSLIEHQAVAFRLADMATSIAVARQMVHYAAALRDSGKPALVEASMAKLFASEMAEKVCSNALQTLGGYGYLNDFPLARIYRDVRVCQIYEGTSDIQRIVISRSL, encoded by the coding sequence ATGCTCCCCACTGAAGAACAGCAACAGATTAGCGATGCAGCCCGGCAGTTCGCTCAAGAGCGGCTCCGGCCCTTCTCTGCGCAGTGGGACCGCGATCATGCCTTTCCGCGCCAAGCCATCAGTGAAATGGCCGAGCTCGGATTCTTTGGCATGTTGGTCCCTGAGCAATGGGGCGGCTGCGACACCGGTTACCTGGCTTACGCCATGGCCCTGGAAGAGATCGCCGCGGGCGATGGCGCCTGTTCGACCATTATGAGCGTGCACAACTCAGTGGGCTGTGTGCCAATTCTCAGGTTCGGTACCGAAAAACAGAAGCAGCGGTTTCTGACGCCGTTGGCCAGTGGCGAGATGCTCGGGGCTTTCGCCTTGACCGAGGCCCAGGCGGGTTCCGACGCCAGCAACCTGCGCACGCGGGCGCGGCTGGAAGGTGATCATTACGTACTGAACGGCAGCAAGCAGTTCATCACGTCCGGGAAAAATGCCGGCGTGGTGATCGTCTTCGCCGTAACCGACCCCAGCGCCGGTAAGCGTGGAATCACCGCGTTTATCGTGCCGACCGACTCTGCGGGTTACACCGTCGCCAAGGTGGAAGAGAAGCTGGGCCAGCACGCCTCCGACACCTGCGAGATTCTGTTTGAAAACGTCAAAGTGCCGATTGATCAGCGCCTGGGTGCCGAGGGTGAAGGCTACAAAATTGCCTTGGCCAACCTCGAAGGAGGGCGCGTCGGTATAGCGGCTCAATCCATCGGCATGGCCCGTGCTGCATTTGAAGTAGCGCGTGATTACGCCAAGGAGCGGACCGCCTTTGGCAAGTCGCTGATTGAACATCAGGCTGTAGCCTTTCGCCTGGCGGACATGGCCACCTCGATAGCGGTTGCCCGGCAAATGGTGCACTACGCGGCGGCGCTGCGTGACAGTGGAAAGCCGGCGTTGGTAGAAGCGTCTATGGCCAAACTGTTTGCGTCAGAGATGGCCGAGAAAGTCTGTTCCAATGCTTTACAGACCTTGGGTGGCTACGGTTATTTGAATGATTTTCCCTTGGCGCGTATATACCGCGATGTGCGGGTCTGCCAGATTTATGAAGGCACCAGCGATATTCAACGAATAGTGATTTCAAGAAGTCTTTAA
- a CDS encoding leucine-rich repeat-containing protein kinase family protein yields MMMGADKRPHTLERLRAGQLDGIKRLDLSCALVEFPAEIFDLADSLETLNLTGNALSSLPADLYRLKKLRVLFCSQNQFTELPACIGQCSQLQIVGFKANRIQHVPAEALPPLLRWLILTDNGVKSLPEALGDCARLQKLMLAGNQLRSLPASLARCTQLELVRISANHLTSLPDWLLKLPALAWLAYAGNPLPTHHAETPIRQVVWSHLDVQHQLGEGASGVIQQALWQAPEQIETSVAIKLYKGSITSDGSPLNEMAACIAAGAHPNLITVEGQIADHPHDQVGLVMQLIAPHFGNLAGPPSLESCTRDIYPANTVFSLETALRLARGIASVAEHLHACHLSHGDLYAHNILWNQDGECLLGDFGAASFHPTEHTDQPALLERIEVRAFGILLGELLERCGAQEAGLLTLQRQCIQPDVSARPSFVEVNRVLQTF; encoded by the coding sequence ATGATGATGGGTGCCGATAAACGACCCCACACCCTCGAACGACTCCGCGCAGGCCAACTCGACGGCATCAAACGCCTCGATTTGTCCTGCGCACTGGTTGAGTTTCCAGCGGAAATCTTCGACCTTGCTGACTCGCTTGAAACGCTTAACCTGACCGGTAATGCACTCAGCAGCCTGCCAGCCGACCTCTATCGCTTGAAAAAACTACGGGTCTTGTTCTGTTCGCAGAATCAATTCACCGAGCTGCCGGCGTGTATTGGCCAATGCAGTCAGTTGCAAATTGTCGGGTTCAAGGCCAATCGGATTCAGCACGTTCCGGCCGAGGCACTGCCGCCGCTGCTGCGCTGGTTGATCCTTACCGACAATGGCGTGAAAAGCTTGCCCGAGGCATTGGGCGACTGCGCCCGCTTGCAAAAACTAATGTTGGCCGGCAACCAGCTGCGTTCATTACCAGCGTCCCTTGCTCGCTGTACGCAACTCGAACTGGTGCGCATTTCCGCCAATCATCTGACCTCACTCCCCGACTGGCTGTTGAAACTGCCCGCCCTGGCATGGCTGGCCTACGCGGGTAATCCGCTGCCCACCCATCACGCCGAGACGCCAATTCGGCAAGTTGTCTGGTCGCACCTGGACGTGCAGCATCAATTGGGCGAAGGCGCTTCCGGGGTTATCCAGCAGGCGCTGTGGCAAGCACCGGAACAAATCGAGACCTCGGTGGCGATCAAACTCTATAAAGGCAGCATCACAAGCGACGGCTCGCCGCTGAACGAGATGGCCGCCTGCATAGCGGCAGGGGCGCATCCGAACCTGATCACCGTCGAAGGGCAAATCGCCGACCACCCGCACGACCAGGTCGGTTTGGTCATGCAACTCATTGCCCCGCACTTCGGCAACCTCGCCGGACCGCCAAGCCTTGAGTCGTGTACTCGGGATATCTACCCTGCCAACACTGTGTTCTCTTTAGAAACCGCGTTACGCCTGGCACGCGGCATAGCCTCGGTCGCCGAGCACTTGCACGCCTGCCACCTGAGCCATGGCGACCTGTATGCCCACAACATCTTGTGGAACCAGGACGGAGAATGCCTGCTGGGCGACTTCGGTGCGGCGTCTTTCCATCCCACTGAACACACAGACCAACCGGCGCTGCTTGAGCGGATCGAAGTTCGGGCATTCGGGATCTTGCTCGGCGAACTGCTGGAGCGTTGCGGGGCGCAGGAGGCGGGATTGCTAACGCTGCAGCGTCAGTGCATTCAACCGGACGTGTCGGCACGGCCATCCTTTGTTGAAGTAAATCGAGTGTTGCAGACGTTTTGA
- a CDS encoding YebC/PmpR family DNA-binding transcriptional regulator, whose product MGAQWKVKHKEAASNAKGRIFGKLSKEIMIAARNGADPDTNSHLRLVIEQAKKASMPKETLERAIKKGAGLLGESVHFERLTYEGFAPHRVPVIIECLTDNINRTVSEIRVLFRKGQLGAAGSVSWDFNHLGMIEAVPATPDADAELAAIEAGAQDFEPGEEGATLFLTELTDLDAVCKALPEFGFTVQSAQLGYRPKSTVDGLSDEEMADVEAFLEAIDGHDDVQNVYVGLAG is encoded by the coding sequence ATGGGCGCACAGTGGAAGGTCAAGCATAAAGAAGCGGCATCGAACGCCAAGGGTCGAATCTTTGGCAAGCTGTCCAAGGAAATCATGATTGCCGCGCGCAATGGTGCAGATCCAGACACGAATTCTCACTTGCGGTTGGTCATCGAACAAGCGAAGAAAGCCTCGATGCCCAAGGAAACACTGGAGCGCGCCATCAAGAAAGGGGCGGGTCTGTTAGGCGAAAGCGTGCACTTTGAGCGCCTGACCTATGAAGGCTTTGCGCCACACCGTGTTCCGGTGATCATCGAGTGCCTGACAGACAACATTAATCGCACGGTGTCAGAAATTCGCGTGTTGTTTCGCAAGGGTCAACTCGGCGCTGCAGGTTCGGTGTCGTGGGACTTTAACCATCTTGGGATGATCGAAGCCGTGCCCGCTACGCCCGATGCCGACGCTGAGTTGGCGGCTATCGAAGCCGGTGCTCAGGATTTCGAACCGGGTGAAGAGGGCGCTACGCTGTTCTTGACCGAGTTGACCGACTTGGACGCAGTGTGCAAAGCGCTGCCGGAGTTTGGTTTTACCGTGCAATCGGCGCAGCTGGGCTATCGGCCTAAAAGCACGGTTGATGGCTTAAGTGATGAGGAAATGGCTGATGTTGAGGCGTTTCTGGAAGCGATTGATGGGCATGACGATGTGCAGAATGTCTATGTGGGGTTGGCAGGGTAA
- a CDS encoding acetyl-CoA C-acyltransferase, producing MSIQDPIVIVSAARTPMGGFQGALASLTAPQLGAAAIHAAVERAGIAPQDVDEVLFGCVLSAGLGQAPARQAALGAGLSHSTVCTTLNKMCGSGMQATILAHDSLLAGSAKVVVSGGMESMSNAPYLLDRARSGYRMGHGRVLDHMFFDGLEDAYDKGRLMGTYAEDCAERNGLSREAQDAFAVESLVRAQQAISNGSFAAEIVPVQVTVGKEQRLISDDEQPPKARLEKIPTLKPAFRDGGTVTAANSSSISDGAAALVLMRRSEAEHRGLQPLAMIHGHAAFADEPGLFPTAPIGAIKKLMNKVEWSLADVDLFEVNEAFAVVALVAMNTLEIPHGKLNIHGGACALGHPIGASGARILVTLISALRQKGLKRGVAAVCIGGGEATAVAVECLY from the coding sequence TGGCCAGCCTGACCGCGCCGCAACTGGGCGCAGCGGCAATTCATGCGGCCGTCGAGCGTGCAGGCATTGCGCCACAGGATGTCGACGAAGTGTTATTCGGTTGCGTGCTGTCGGCTGGTTTAGGTCAAGCGCCCGCTCGGCAAGCAGCATTGGGTGCGGGTTTGAGCCATTCGACGGTCTGCACCACGCTCAACAAAATGTGTGGGTCGGGCATGCAGGCCACCATTTTGGCCCATGACTCGTTGTTGGCTGGCAGCGCCAAGGTGGTGGTGTCAGGTGGTATGGAAAGCATGTCCAACGCGCCGTATCTGCTTGATCGGGCCCGCAGCGGCTATCGGATGGGCCATGGCCGTGTGCTTGACCATATGTTTTTCGACGGTCTGGAAGATGCCTACGACAAGGGCCGCTTGATGGGTACCTACGCCGAAGACTGCGCTGAGCGCAATGGTCTCAGCCGCGAAGCGCAAGATGCGTTTGCCGTGGAGTCCCTGGTGCGTGCGCAACAGGCCATCAGCAACGGAAGTTTCGCCGCTGAAATTGTTCCGGTGCAGGTCACCGTTGGTAAGGAGCAGCGGTTGATCAGCGATGACGAACAGCCGCCCAAGGCCCGCCTGGAGAAAATTCCGACCCTGAAACCGGCGTTTCGCGACGGTGGGACGGTGACCGCTGCCAATTCCAGCTCCATTTCCGATGGTGCCGCCGCATTGGTGTTGATGCGCCGCTCCGAAGCCGAACACCGTGGGCTGCAGCCTCTGGCAATGATTCACGGCCACGCGGCTTTTGCCGATGAGCCGGGTTTGTTTCCGACCGCGCCCATCGGTGCGATCAAAAAATTGATGAACAAAGTTGAATGGTCGCTGGCAGACGTGGACCTGTTTGAGGTCAACGAAGCGTTCGCCGTGGTGGCATTGGTCGCGATGAACACCCTGGAAATTCCTCACGGCAAACTGAATATTCATGGCGGCGCCTGTGCGTTGGGCCACCCGATTGGCGCTTCAGGGGCGCGGATTTTGGTCACGCTGATCTCGGCACTGCGCCAAAAGGGTCTTAAACGCGGCGTAGCCGCTGTGTGTATTGGCGGCGGCGAAGCCACAGCGGTCGCGGTTGAATGCCTGTACTGA